GTATGTCATCTCCTGTGAGCCAAAACAAATATGAGAGGAGGTATTAGTATCCTTTACAGAATTCCACACACAGTAAGGTGATATACGCTTAATAGTTACAATTTCCCTGTGCACTTCTGTTGCAGGGATTCTGCAGGTTTCAACATGTTAAATTCAACACTATTTATGACCTAAATGTCACCTGAGCGTGAAATAGATCTTTGGTGACTTTGCCGATGCTCCCAATGTGAATATAGAATAATATTAGCGAGCGTTTGCTGGTGGTTTTGTGTCCTGACTTCCCATGTGAATGTAATGCTTTTACACCCAAAGATTCCACTTTTAGACTGCAGAAATTCTGTTATTATCCATGCATCAGTCCCTGTGTACTTACCTGGTGTACCTCTACACAACTGAGTCCAAGGTAGTCAATAATGCAGCGGCCCAGCCACTCATCAGGTCTCACACTGAGGATGTCATTACGGCAAGTGTCAAGGTGAGGTTGCAGTCGGGCCAGCAGACTGCGAGACAATAAGTAGCCGTATCCCCCGTGGCAGTAGCGAGCCTTCTCCTCCCCACCAATGAACTCCTCCGCCCTGCCCATATACAGGTCCTGACCTGCACTCAGGTGGCCCACCAGCTCTGACAAACGATCGGCCTGCATGTAAGTATCATCCTGAGCCAAGAAGAACCAGTCATAGTCTGAGCCGTAGTGCTGATGGAGATGACGTATGGTCTCGTACATCAGCCACACTGGCCGGTCGTCACCATGTGCAACCACAGTCATGCCGTGAGGCACCTTGGGGCTGCGCAGGCCTGTGAAGAAAAAGGTGCGGTGGAAGTGATGGGCAACTGTGCGGTTCACAGCCACGGCAAGCGTGTTGAGGGTGGCCCGAGAGGTCAGGACGCCGACCAGCAGCCGCTCCCTGATACCCAGTTCAGTGTGGATATATCGAGTTCTAAAAAAGTGATCAAAGCAAGAAAATGGAAAGAAATGTCAAGACAGTGTAATGTTAACAaattctaaaaaacaaaaaaaccccagataTTTCAACAATTTTATACTCATAGTCTTTACACTTCACAAAAGAAAACTTGTCAACATTAGCCCTTTAAGATccagaactatttttgtcacaacttccaaattgaaaaatgatttttttttttgtctttccccaTTTATCTCCAACTATTATAAATTTAGTatcacatttttcagtgaaaatcaggtattttcctatgtttaatttactgatcatgtagatgttcataaaagctcagggtaaattcaaaggttattagagcaaatcagaaaaaaattgggaaaaaatgactttttaaacaaaatatatcattaactgaacttaaaaacaagagtttccatccactgtcatttatcaaactacatgggttttactggtgaatcaatgttgagtaagatgatggtgtttccacgttcactacggagcctctgaacatccaaataggtcatatctgatgaccatgaaaagacaacaaagtgtattttatttgaattatttacatgtattgataggattagtggatcaacatttattaaacactttggatcagtagatgcttttggtagacagtggatgtttgtgactttatgggttaaaaatatattttgagaTGATGATTTGGGCATCTCCTTCAGATTTTCACCTGATAATGTACAGCCAGGCAATATTCACCTTTAAAGTAAAAACACATTTGTGGATATACTGGTTTGACATGAGCTAATATACCTTTAAAAAGATTAACCTAATATAACCTCTTATCAATAGGTAAACTACCTTTCTCATTCAGTGCAATAAGGTTATTGTAAAGGAGATTTAAACATAAGCTTATTAGAAGAGAATAATCATTTGTAAATCTATTAGGATCAAATTGTCTACAGGGTCTTAAACAAATCCCGCACAGCAGTATAAGGTAGTGCTTTGGTTCATGCACGTCTTAAACGTTTGAGGAAGGGCTTTATGCTCTGCAAACCTCTTCTGACACTACTTACAGACACTTCACACAAGTCTTTCACACCATCCGTCTTGGTCAAAGCTCTGCTGTGCACATTTCTCAGTTGTTATGCGATATTTCAGTGTGGTATCCAACGGGTCTTGACTTCCACACTCACCTGAGGACTTTCTTGTGCGgcttgtttgggtctttgtgatAGGGCACGATACGTGGCTGGAAGTCTTCATTCCCTGCTCCGTCTCTGGGGTCTCTCTGAGCATCTCCTCTGCCCAAGAAAAGTCTCCCGTTGCCCAGTTCATCTCTACAGGAGTCATCCGTGTCCCCCTGAGTCCAGGACACCATCAGAAGACTGAGACTGCACCCCAGAGACAGCCCGAGGATCAGGGGTAAAGCGGGCCTGAACACGGCCAAAAAGGAGGAAAGACGCATATTTGGCAGTTTTATGAGATACTCTTGACGAGTCCGTCCTGGAAAAAATGACTAGCAAATGAGCATCTGTAAACTGCTCACAATCCTGCCCCAGCAGAAAACATTTTACACCAAAATACTCTTGTCTTCGTGGAAAAAATCCTGATCCTACAGACAGAAACTTGCCCTAAATGTCACATACTGCTTTTCCCTCAATGCCCCATGCTGAGACAGCAGATGTTCAATCCCACATCAAGTAAAGATGATGTACGAACGTTACTTTGTGTCGCAGCAAATTATACATTTTGCAAGTGCTGACATACTGTTGGAGCTGTGGGCTCTTCATATAGAAACTGTGCTGTTAATGTATTTACACATTTGCTCATACGTGGAACAAATATTTGCATTATTGTGCAATTCAATTAAAATGTATTGCGACTTAGCAATAAGCCGAGCTGGTCCGTTTAGTGACTGTGAAACTTATTGCTAACTTTGTGCATGAAGTGTCCTCTGAGCTAACGTTATGTTAATTAGCTTAGCGTTAACTAATTTTGGCTAATGTAATGGCTATCCAAAGAGTGCTAACTAATGTAGCAATATGCTAAATATAACCTGGTGAAGTCGACAGTCAAGCTTTTACGTAAATGTAGTCTAAATCTCAAATTAATCTTATCTAAACATCGTTAAATGTGACGCTTTGACCACAACAGTAACGTTATACATCCAAAGAACAAACATCAAAGAGTAAGCTAGCAAGCTAGCGTCGGGTCCGTTGTGTAGATATGTCGCTGCACGTCTCTTCTCTTGTAACACCGACTCGGAAACATATATTCCATTATTTGTCGTTGATACGAGTGAAAATTAAATGCGAATCGCCAAACATATGCCGTCCATTTCCTCAGTTTCTGGACTTCCTCCAAAACTGAGTGCCACACACACAGGAATAGAAAAAACGTCTGTTTCCCTTGACGTCCTGTTCGCACTCATCATCACCGCCGGAGCCTCTGCTTGTGCTGCAGCATCACCTCTGTACCAGCAGACCTGGCTCTACGAGCAGGGAAAACTGAAAACGGAGACGACAAAAATAAACCATCAACTTATATGAGCTTTTGAGACAGGTAAGCCTACGTCAATACGTGGGTCTATTcggatgtaaaaaaaataaaataaaataaaatataaaataaaataaaacacattagtaAGCTTAAACGTCACCCAGAGGAGCCTCCATCACACCTCTGCATTTCAGTTATTCGTGTTATTAAGTTAGCACTGCCTTGTTGGTGTTGTGTATCCATCAGTACATGATTTGACAGTATAACGGATTAAAGTTACAGCTAATGTttaagtacatttacattttgctGCAGTCTCACGAGAAGGGGAGGGGACATCCATTCTCACCGCCCTTCTTGACCATATATGGCCTGTCTGGCGGTTTGGCAAGCGGGTACATCCACCCGGCGAAAAGTGGACACGAGACGGTGGTGTGCTCCTGAGACCAGTAATTCATTTTTAGGTAAGAGACAGCGCTATATTTTCTATATATGAGAGCAGCAGTTCATGGTGATAAGACACAGTTGCTTTTCTTGATGTAGGTGTAGTCCTGATAAACATCTGCTAACCACAGGATTACCCGGCTTCAGACCTTGTCGTAGCTGTTTCGGCCTTGCGTTAAGTTAGCTTTAGCTAGCACCGAAGGCCTATTCATTGAATAGCTTAGCTAAAGAGCTAGCTAACGTAGTCAGTGGCAACTTATCAATATTGACGAAACTGACAATACGTGCGACAGTATTACATAATTAGATAAATAAGCTTTTTTGATTATGGTGTTGTCAAACGCACCGTTAAGTGACTTAAAAAAATTACCGCTTATGTAAGCTTCGTTAGCTGCTTTTAGCTAGTAGCTAATAGCTTGGTTATCAGCCTTTATAACACAGAGCCCAACGTGCGAGCAGGTGGTACTGAAAGAAACCAAAATGGGTTCTCGGTGAGCTACGTCCATCTATAGGATGATAGGCCTTTCTTTTAATAATGTTGCCATTACAGTGTCCGTAAACCCAACAGTGAATTGATTTTTCACTTATCTAGATGATGGTTTCAGATAACGGAGGAATTCTGATTCTGGTTTACCGGCATGTGTTGTCTTCATAAGGCCAGTGAAGCGACCTGGCTTACTTTTAACTTATGAAAGATTTTTATTACGAATATTTAGTCTGAGTGTATAAAAGTAAAGTATCAGAGTTAAAATGTCGAAGTGATAATGAGCTGATGCGAAAATGTCAAAGTTTTGTATAGGCAGCACTATGGCGCTATGAAGGACTAAACCTGTTCTACATGTGGCCTTTCTTCCTGTCATTTCCTGATGTTAAATAGCCCTGTATAGCCATGCCGTCGGACTTGGCCAAGAAGAAGGCAGCAAAGAAGAAGGAGGCTGCCAAGGCCCGTCAGCGAACCAAGAAACCTGATGATGTAAACGAGGAGAGTGAACAACCAGAGCCCCAACGCAATGGAGCAGAGAGCAATGGTAAGACACCTAAATATCGTTTCTGTCGAGTTGGATGAACAACTCTAACCTCAGTTTTTACATCTGATCATTTACAGTTGACTGTGTTTGTCTCTCAGTTGGAGCATTTATTACCTGATCAAGATGATGTGTACGTTAAGAAGGTCTGAAACCGCTATTGGGATGTTTTTACAGGTATTGCCAGTTTGACAAAAGAGCTAGATGAATTCGAACTGCGAAAGACGGAGGCGCGGGCGGTGACGGGCGTTCTAGCCTCACACCCCAACAGCACTGATGTCCACATTAGCAGCCTGTCACTCACCTTCCATGGTCAGGAGCTGCTCGCTGACACCAGCCTGGAGCTCAACTCGGGCAGACGCTATGGTCTCATTGGCCTTAATGGCACAGGTAAGTGGATCGTCCTGGAATGTGTTTACAGTCGGTGTTGTATATGTCATAACATTCAAGACATATTGAAGAAAATTACTCAGCCATCTTCAGAAGTTTTCTGGAGCTGAGTGTTTATTGTAGACAATAAGCAGACAATGAGCTGTGGGTCTGAGTACACATGCCAGCCCAGAGCAACTGGCAGAGGTGGTATTTATACAGATGACTAAAAGGGTGGAAAAAGATAGTATGCAAACATCTTGTGCTATACTTTACACAATACTGTTATTATGTACTATAAAATATAGTTTCAAATGAATAATGTTATAAATTCAGTGTTTAAATGACAAAATATAATAGATGATTAAAAAGAGGTTGGCACAGTGttgtaaaactaaaaaaaaaaaaaaatggaagtacAGCAATTCTAAAAGGGAGTGTTAGTGTTAAGATGTTTTctccaaatgattaaatgttttcTTAATAACGAATATAGTTTTTGTTAATCATCAGATGAAGTGATTCCCTCTGGTTGTTGTGGTTAGCATCATAAGAAGAAACTACATGTGTGTTCAGACAACCTGTAGCTACTCTACTACTTCACATTCGAGAACTTTTTTGAGGATTATACATTCACATAACATCAGCGGATGCATTCAGCAGAAATGGGAGGTCTGTCACAGTCATACATGCACCATAACTAAAGTTTTCTTTTCTCCCACTAGGAAAGTCCATGCTGTTGTCAGCCATTGGGCATCGTGAGATTCCCATCCCAGAGCATATAGATATTTACCACTTGACCCGGGAGATGGCCCCCAGTGAAAAGACCGCTCTGCAGTGTGTCATGGAGGTGGATGAACAAAGGATTATGTTGGAGAAAGAGGCTGAGAGACTTGCCCATGAGGACTGTGAGTTAATATGTTGTATGCAGTACAACAGAAGGGTGAATATATGCAGAAACTATAGCTATCAACGTCGGGGAGTTGAGAATATAATTTATTATTGCTTCTAGGACAAATACTATTGTTTCCAAATGCAAAGATGTGAAATTTGAGTGTGGGTTGTAGCTGTATTGACTTGATATTAATAGTAAATATTGCTCTCGCCCACATAGCGGAGTGTGAGAAGCTGATGGAGCTGTATGAGCGTCTGGAGGAGCTTGATGCAGACAAGGCAGAGATGCGAGCCTCTCGAATCCTCCATGGTTTAGGTTTCAGTGCTGCAATGCAGCAGAAGAAACTAAAGGACTTCAGTGGAGGATGGAGGATGCGTGTTGCTCTTGCCCGGTAAAGTATTCAAATGTGGTTCAGAGAACTCTGAATAGGTTTCAGTGTGAACTGTTGTTACACACAACATGCGTTTAGAGAGTTTAGCCTATTGAAGCAGGACATGGCACTGTTTGGATTTTATCTTCAAGTATACATTACAACAGGAGATAAAGTAGGAAAGTGAAGAAACTCACAATGATGAATTGATGCCAGTTACTAATTATACAATGTCACAAAGAAGGGCCTTGTACTAAATAAATGttactgatgttttttttcttttttaatttattgattctAGAGCTCTGTTCATCAAGCCCTTCATGTTGTTGTTGGATGAGCCCACTAACCACTTGGATCTGGACGCCTGTGTGTGGTTGGAGGAAGAGCTCAAGTCGTAAGTCCAGACTCACCCTCATCAATTAAATAATGCCAGTTAAATTTGGATCAACCTGATCAACCAATTTGTTGTTCCAGGTTCAAGCGAATCCTTGTGCTGATCTCACACTCTCAGGACTTCCTGAACGGTGTCTGCACCAATATTATCCACCTgcatcagagaaaactgaaatacTACACGGTAAGAACACAGTGCCGTCAGTGTAGCATATCTGTTGGGCAGTGTTTGACAGCAAAGCATCACTTGAAAGATATTTTATAAAGTGTCTAAAATCAACTTCAAACATCCACAAAAGTAGACACTATGTAAGGAAAGTGGAGGTGGTATGTTGCTAATAATGTATCTGGTCTGTTTAGCCCCTGTTGGTTGACTGTGCAACTCTATTTTTATTCCTAAGGGTAACTATGACCAATATGTAAAGACCAGAGAGGAGCTGGAAGAGAACCAGATGAAGCGCTTCAACTGGGAACAGGACCAGATAGCACACATGAAGGTAAATGAAGGACACCAGAGTCGACTGTCTCCTGAAGGAAAACTGTGTTGTCCCATAAACCTCCTGTTTTATCCAGGGAGAGTGGACATTAGTTCTTCATGACTATTTCTGTACTGAAGTGGTCTGTGCTATCTAATAATTGGTTGACATCCTTAGAGTTTCAGTGATCAGAAGGGAAAAGTCCATCAATGAGTAATTAACCCagtaagacccagtgctacttctatggcagttctcaaatgaaattttctccatttatcctctcttaagtgatttattaccactattataatattatcctctgtattttacatttctcagttgaaaatcaggtgttttcctatatttaaattactgaCCATAGAgagttcataaaaactcagagtaggTTGAGGGTTTTATTATcacaaaacggagaaaactgaagaaaaggtgtctTTCAGCTAAATTTGTATTTAGGGATGCTCCAATCCAATACCAGTATTGGTCcaatactgagtgtgtgtactcctacttgtaaaagtgctccaatacaaccacactgatacCATTTTACAGCAGCGTGACGTTCAGTCAGCAAGTACGTGGcgaaggagtaatgtcagcagtgtagaGATTTTTCgaaataaacgacggtgacaaaagtaacgcagACGGCGagttacattaaagacacagatacgGATGGAGCTTATTGTCCGCTAGCGGATGCGTACCCAaagccatataaagatcatcatattatcttatttATATATACCAGTGGGAACCTTGGGGGTAATGGATCTTTTCAAAGAACGACTGTGCGAGTTAGTGAAAAACCACCCACGTATTTATGACAActgccctcatcaatatcaacattagtattacctcctctgttgatgccatatttgttattactgagtttcttcttcttcttctcaaaaaactttactcttctttgtggcaTTTGTCAattatggttaattaagagcggcgccctctggtggattgattgagaaacgctcattccaatgcactaaatgtcagtagcaacacTTAAAGCACATTTTcgaaagtaactaagaactgtaatggtattattaagtactcatattggtactcagtatctgcaagtaatcaaatgtaagtacttgtactcagtctggaaaaaagtggtatccgGGCATCCCTAtttatattaactgaacataaaaacaagcatctataaccactgtcatttattaaagtccatgggttttattggtggattaatgttgcagaagatgactgtgtttccacattaactatggagcctctgagcgtccaaatggatcatgtctgatgaccatgaaaagatgaaaaactgcattttacctcagttatttacatgttgctaggagtagtggatcaacagttattgcacattttagattAGCAGTTGAGTTTGGTTGCCAGCAGCTGTTCGGGTCTTTGAGGTTTAGAATATAGTTGTAACATGCAGGTACTGTTaactttattttctaaaaacggTATTACACTAAAACAccttgtaattttttaaaaattttaataaaagaAGCTGTGTTAAGAACTACCATTTTTTGATGTAAATAATTCAAAGGTACTCTACGGTTATTTTGCCACCAGGTAAATAAAAAATCAGCACTCATTCTTGTGTTAAAATTCCTCTCTTGTAGAATTACATTGCCAGGTTTGGTCACGGCTCTGCGAAGCTGGCACGACAGGCTCAGAGCAAAGAGAAAACACTGCAGAAGATGGTGGCATCAGGCTTGACTGAACGAGTTGTGAATGACAAGGTATTGTACGACTAAAATCTAGGGTTGGTTTGAAACTCCCAACATACATTTAGATATAAAACTCTTGTTCTCATGGTAGTAATGTCTGCCCCTCTCTCCTACAGACTCTGTCATTTTATTTTCCTCCCTGTGGGAAGATTCCTCCTCCTGTTATCATGGTTCAAAATGTGAGCTTCAAGTACAGTGACAGCACAGTAAGTATCACTAATACTTCAACACACCTTCAACTTAAAGACAGGAATCCACCTTTTTAGTGAACAGTCTTTCTAATTCGCACATTTTCTTTTAGCCGCACATATATAAGAATCTTGAGTTTGGTATTGACTTGGACACACGAGTGGCTCTGGTGGGACCTAATGGAGCTGGGAAGTCCACGCTATTGAAGTTGCTGATGGGAGAGGTGGGTGCAGTTGGTTTCCCATGAGCCTTCACCAACTATGGGTCATCTGCTAAGTGTTAATGGTTAATCTTTTCTTTGTAGCTCCTACCCACCGATGGTATGATCCGCAAACATTCTCACGTCAAGATCGGCAGATATCACCAGGTAAAACACACCACTTAACTGAATGTCTTCTTAAAGTACATAAATAAGACTATGCAAGAACTAAGCGTTTCCTGTCTGGTGCAGCATCTGACAGAGCAGCTGGAGCTGGACCTGTCTCCTCTGgagtatatgatgaagtgtttcCCTGAGATCAAAGAAAAGGAAGAGATGAGGAAGATCATCGGACGCTACGGTTTGACAGGGAAGCAGCAGGTAGGAAGACAACACGTCCACATTCATCGCCTCGCATTTCGATTTTTGCCTATCTCCTCTAAACTTGAAACGTTCTTCCAGGTCAGTCCCATCAGGAACTTGTCAGATGGCCAGAAGTGTCGAGTGTGTTTTGCTTGGCTGGCCTGGCAGAACCCTCACATGTTGTTCCTTGACGAGCCCACCAATCACTTGGACATAGAGACCATCGACGCGTTGGCCGAGGCCGTCAACGAGTTCGAGGGTGGGATGATGTTGGTTAGCCACGACTTCAGGCTAATTCAGCAGGTAGATATGATCCTGGTTCCCTTCAGCTGGCTCTATTAGATAACTGTCCCTTTACAAACTGCTTTATGTTGTTtgctttattgttttatttcagtctgaagaacaaacacagtccatagatccaacaatcactccatgaaatgaaaattcataaaacaaacttcaataagtaaataatttgtacagtcagactgaaaaggagTAGGCTGAAGCCTTCTGCTTACTTTGCCTACCCTTTATACATTATCTTACAGCATGTCCCCAATTTCAGCAAACACAACATATTCACACcaacaatgaaaacaatatgaatgctgaaataaatattaaatgttgcATACAAACTTAAGACTTAAAGTTCATATATCTAATAAGAGTCATATTTGTAAATGTTCCATTGTCACAGTTCTGTGGCTGCAAGTGGAACTTTTTGACAGTTAAAGCTCAGAGTCCAAGTAGTTAAAATATGGTACAACCTTCTATATTGTTGTTGTCCCCTTTTAGGAATCCCTtaccttttttccctttttagtgATACAGTTCTAATTTATGGCTTTATCAAAACACTTgatttcttatgtttaattgaaTACTTTTGCTCATTGAGTTTGCTCTTCTCGTCTGACATACTCTTCAAATTGTCCTTGTCCTTCTGTAGGTGGCCCACGAGATCTGGGTGTGCGAAAACCAGACCATCACAAAGTGGAATAGGGACATCCTGGCATACAAGGAGCATTTGAAATCCAAGATCGAAAAGCAAGCGCATGACATCTAAAAGCAACAATCGCACTCTGAGCCACTCCTTTATCTTGCATCAAGGATTCGACCAGCGAGCTCCTGAAAGGGGGCGAGCAGGGTTTGCATCACAGGAAAAAGTCCCAACTAGAACTCAAACGATCTCTTATGCATCTTATTGGACCCATCTGTTGTACACGTTGTACTGTATTTCCATTTCAGTTTGACAGTGCTGAACCtgccaatccccccccccccccatcccccaatCCCCCACCCTACTCCTTCACCTCAGGCTGCACTCTAATTGGCTGATTCACACGCAGCATTTCAGTGCATTTTGGAATGCATTTCATTGTGCTGTTTTCATAGggaaagttttatttttccaaatattcAGTTTTACCCCAAACATGTATGCAGCAGCTTTTAGGTCATATTTTATGATATTTAAAAGTTGACTTTTTCTGTGTAAAAGAGCATTTCTGCCTTATTTAACAATGTAATGCAATAAAGGTTTGTCAGAATAAACAGAACGTAACAACATTCAGGTTGAGAGGACTTTATTAATCCTAAACTTGGTGAATACAGTGCTTGTATCCAAAAATTAACAGCTTTTGGGAAAATAAACTATTGTACATCTCTGTAAACAAGAGAAAACGAGTGTTGAAAGACTTTCCTTTGGATTCTGGCTGGTGAGCCCCAGGGCTGCATAGATCCGACCTTGTCCCAGCCTCTGCACATCAACTATGCCCCAAATCTATCCAACACAAACTGACCAGGATACTCATTTTGGAACTCATACAAAAGAGATAAAAGTTAGTGTGAATGGTGGAACACCTGAGCAAACAATACttatttctgttaaattacacttgCAACCTTCAGAAAGGTGTATTGAACATAGTGCAAGTAACAATATCACTGTTAAAGTATAAAACAAGTCTACAGTTCTGTACCAAAAACCCAGTGTTTCGTAAGTCTCAGATTTGGGACATGGCCTATATGCAAGCTGTTCTCCTGATCTGTGATGGCTGGGTATCCAAACATTGGCATTTCTTGGTATAATTAAAAGAAGGTACTGCCACAGACTTTTACAAAACATCTGCTTAAGACAATGTGTCTCCAGGACTTTAAaataacaggtaaaaaaaaatgccTCAAATCATACATCCATATAGTCATTTCACAAGTAATGAAATCAAATGGTTCATCCCCATATCTTCTGAAATCAACagtaaaactggaaaaaaaaaatagtggcatTGGTTCTTCCTGTGTTAAGACAAAtctaaatctttttgttgaatttAAAGCAGAACATGAACCATCACTGACCGTCAACATTAACTGCAGCAGTATATCTTTGTGTTAATGTCATTTACAGtttcaaatgaaataattggcatTTACACATAAATAATTAGACTTCATTTTGATTAGAATgagaaaaatgaaaaggaaaaaaaagggggcAAATTCTGGTAACTAATATGACAAAACTAGGAG
This genomic window from Sphaeramia orbicularis chromosome 20, fSphaOr1.1, whole genome shotgun sequence contains:
- the abcf2b gene encoding ATP-binding cassette, sub-family F, member 2b, which codes for MPSDLAKKKAAKKKEAAKARQRTKKPDDVNEESEQPEPQRNGAESNGIASLTKELDEFELRKTEARAVTGVLASHPNSTDVHISSLSLTFHGQELLADTSLELNSGRRYGLIGLNGTGKSMLLSAIGHREIPIPEHIDIYHLTREMAPSEKTALQCVMEVDEQRIMLEKEAERLAHEDSECEKLMELYERLEELDADKAEMRASRILHGLGFSAAMQQKKLKDFSGGWRMRVALARALFIKPFMLLLDEPTNHLDLDACVWLEEELKSFKRILVLISHSQDFLNGVCTNIIHLHQRKLKYYTGNYDQYVKTREELEENQMKRFNWEQDQIAHMKNYIARFGHGSAKLARQAQSKEKTLQKMVASGLTERVVNDKTLSFYFPPCGKIPPPVIMVQNVSFKYSDSTPHIYKNLEFGIDLDTRVALVGPNGAGKSTLLKLLMGELLPTDGMIRKHSHVKIGRYHQHLTEQLELDLSPLEYMMKCFPEIKEKEEMRKIIGRYGLTGKQQVSPIRNLSDGQKCRVCFAWLAWQNPHMLFLDEPTNHLDIETIDALAEAVNEFEGGMMLVSHDFRLIQQVAHEIWVCENQTITKWNRDILAYKEHLKSKIEKQAHDI